One stretch of Macaca nemestrina isolate mMacNem1 chromosome 17, mMacNem.hap1, whole genome shotgun sequence DNA includes these proteins:
- the LOC105476805 gene encoding serine/arginine-rich splicing factor 1 isoform X1, giving the protein MSGGGVIRGPAGNNDCRIYVGNLPPDIRTKDIEDVFYKYGAIRDIDLKNRRGGPPFAFVEFEDPRDAEDAVYGRDGYDYDGYRLRVEFPRSGRGTGRGGGGGGGGGAPRGRYGPPSRRSENRVVVSGLPPSGSWQDLKDHMREAGDVCYADVYRDGTGVVEFVRKEDMTYAVRKLDNTKFRSHEGETAYIRVKVDGPRSPSYGRSRSRSRSRSRSRSRSNSRSRSYSPRRSRGSPRYSPRHSRSRSHISEEMD; this is encoded by the exons ATGTCGGGAGGTGGTGTGATTCGTGGCCCCGCAGGGAACAACGATTGCCGCATCTACGTGGGTAACTTACCTCCAGACATCCGAACCAAGGACATTGAGGACGTGTTCTACAAATACGGCGCTATCCGCGACATCGACCTCAAGAATCGCCGCGGGGGACCGCCCTTCGCCTTCGTTGAGTTCGAGGACCCGCG AGACGCGGAAGACGCGGTGTATGGTCGCGACGGCTATGATTACGATGGGTACCGTCTGCGGGTGGAGTTTCCTCGAAGCGGCCGTGGAACAGGCCGAGGCGGCGGCGGGGGTGGAGGTGGCGGAGCTCCCCGAGGTCGCTATGGCCCCCCATCCAGGCGGTCTGAAAACAGAGTGGTTGTCTCTG GACTGCCTCCAAGTGGAAGTTGGCAGGATTTAAAGGATCACATGCGTGAAGCAGGTGATGTATGTTATGCTGATGTTTACCGAGATGGCACTGGTGTCGTGGAGTTTGTACGGAAAGAAGATATGACCTATGCAGTTCGAAAACTGGATAACACTAAGTTTAGATCTCATGAG GGAGAAACTGCCTACATCCGGGTTAAAGTTGATGGGCCCAGAAGTCCAAGTTATGGAAGATCTCGATCTCGAAGCCGTAGTCGTAGCAGAAGCCGTAGCAGAAGCAACAGCAGGAGTCGCAGTTACTCCCCAAGGAGAAGCAGAGGATCACCACGCTATTCTCCCCGTCATAGCAGATCTCGCTCTC ACATATCTGAAGAGATGGATTAA
- the LOC105476805 gene encoding serine/arginine-rich splicing factor 1 isoform X2 encodes MSGGGVIRGPAGNNDCRIYVGNLPPDIRTKDIEDVFYKYGAIRDIDLKNRRGGPPFAFVEFEDPRDAEDAVYGRDGYDYDGYRLRVEFPRSGRGTGRGGGGGGGGGAPRGRYGPPSRRSENRVVVSGLPPSGSWQDLKDHMREAGDVCYADVYRDGTGVVEFVRKEDMTYAVRKLDNTKFRSHETYLKRWIKNALD; translated from the exons ATGTCGGGAGGTGGTGTGATTCGTGGCCCCGCAGGGAACAACGATTGCCGCATCTACGTGGGTAACTTACCTCCAGACATCCGAACCAAGGACATTGAGGACGTGTTCTACAAATACGGCGCTATCCGCGACATCGACCTCAAGAATCGCCGCGGGGGACCGCCCTTCGCCTTCGTTGAGTTCGAGGACCCGCG AGACGCGGAAGACGCGGTGTATGGTCGCGACGGCTATGATTACGATGGGTACCGTCTGCGGGTGGAGTTTCCTCGAAGCGGCCGTGGAACAGGCCGAGGCGGCGGCGGGGGTGGAGGTGGCGGAGCTCCCCGAGGTCGCTATGGCCCCCCATCCAGGCGGTCTGAAAACAGAGTGGTTGTCTCTG GACTGCCTCCAAGTGGAAGTTGGCAGGATTTAAAGGATCACATGCGTGAAGCAGGTGATGTATGTTATGCTGATGTTTACCGAGATGGCACTGGTGTCGTGGAGTTTGTACGGAAAGAAGATATGACCTATGCAGTTCGAAAACTGGATAACACTAAGTTTAGATCTCATGAG ACATATCTGAAGAGATGGATTAAGAATGCTTTGGATTAA
- the LOC105476806 gene encoding vascular endothelial zinc finger 1 isoform X2, producing MEANWTAFLFQAHEASHHQQQAAQNSLLPLLSSAVEPPDQKPLLPIPITQKPQGAPETLKDAIGIKKEKPKTSFVCTYCSKAFRDSYHLRRHESCHTGIKLVSRPKKTPTTVVPLISTIAGDSSRTSLVSTIAGILSTVTTSSSGTNPSSSASTTAMPVTQSVKKPSKPVKKNHACEMCGKAFRDVYHLNRHKLSHSDEKPFECPICNQRFKRKDRMTYHVRSHEGGITKPYTCSVCGKGFSRPDHLSCHVKHVHSTERPFKCQTCTAAFATKDRLRTHMVRHEGKVSCNICGKLLSAAYITSHLKTHGQSQSINCNTCKQGISKTCMSEETSNQKQQQQQQQQQQQQQQQQHVTSWPGKQVETLRLWEEAVKARKKEAANLCQTSTAATTPVTLTTPFNITSSVSSGTMSNPVTVAAAMSMRSPVNVSSAVNITSPMNIGHPVTITSPLSMTSPLTLTTPVNLPTPVTAPVNIAHPVTITSPMNLPTPMTLAAPLNIAMRPVESMPFLPQALPTSPPW from the exons ATGGAGGCCAACTGGACCGCGTTCCTGTTCCAG GCCCATGAAGCTTCCCATCACCAACAGCAGGCAGCACAGAACAGTTTGCTGCCTCTCCTGAGCTCTGCTGTGGAGCCCCCTGATCAGAAACCCTTGCTTCCAATACCAATAACTCAGAAACCTCAGGGTGCACCAGAAACATTAAAGGATGCCATtgggattaaaaaagaaaaacccaaaacttCATTTGTGTGCACTTACTGCAGTAAAGCTTTCAGGGACAGCTATCACCTGAGGCGCCACGAATCCTGCCACACAGGGATCAAGTTGGTGTCCCGGCCAAAGAAAACCCCCACCACGGTGGTTCCCCTTATTTCTACCATCGCTGGGGACAGCAGCCGAACTTCGTTGGTCTCGACCATTGCAGGCATCTTGTCAACAGTCACTACATCTTCCTCGGGCACCAACCCCAGTAGCAGTGCCAGCACCACAGCTATGCCGGTGACCCAATCTGTCAAGAAACCCAGTAAGCCTGTCAAGAAGAACCATGCTTGTGAGATGTGTGGGAAGGCCTTCCGAGATGTGTACCATCTCAATCGGCACAAGCTCTCCCATTCAGATGAGAAGCCCTTCGAGTGTCCTATTTGTAATCAGCGCTTCAAGAGGAAGGACCGGATGACTTACCATGTGAGGTCTCATGAAGGAGGCATCACCAAACCCTATACTTGCAGTGTTTGTGGGAAAGGCTTCTCAAG GCCTGACCACTTAAGCTGTCACGTAAAACATGTCCATTCAACAGAAAGACCCTTCAAATGCCAA ACATGCACTGCTGCCTTTGCCACCAAAGACAGACTGCGGACACACATGGTGCGCCACGAAGGCAAGGTATCATGTAACATCTGTGGGAAGCTCCTGAGTGCAGCATACATCACCAGCCACTTAAAGACTCATGGGCAGAGCCAAAGTATCAACTGTAATACATGTAAACAAGGCATCAGTAAAA CATGCATGAGTGAAGAGACCAGTAaccaaaagcagcagcagcagcagcagcagcagcaacaacaacaacaacaacaacaacatgtgACAAGCTGGCCAGGAAAGCAGGTAGAAACACTGAGACTGTGGGAAGAAGCTGTTAAAGCAAGGAAGAAAG AAGCTGCTAACCTGTGCCAAACCTCTACGGCTGCTACGACACCTGTGACTCTCACTACTCCATTCAATATAACATCCTCTGTGTCGTCTGGAACTATGTCAAACCCAGTCACAGTGGCAGCTGCAATGAGCATGAGAAGTCCAGTAAATGTTTCAAGTGCAGTTAACATAACCAGCCCAATGAACATAGGGCATCCTGTAACTATAACCAGTCCATTATCCATGACCTCTCCTTTAACACTCACTACCCCAGTCAACCTCCCCACTCCCGTCACTGCCCCAGTGAATATAGCACACCCTGTCACCATCACATCTCCAATGAATCTGCCCACGCCTATGACATTAGCTGCCCCTCTCAATATAGCAATGAGACCTGTAGAGAGCATGCCTTTCTTGCCCCAAGCTTTGCCTACATCACCGCCTTGGTAA
- the LOC105476806 gene encoding vascular endothelial zinc finger 1 isoform X3: MAAHEASHHQQQAAQNSLLPLLSSAVEPPDQKPLLPIPITQKPQGAPETLKDAIGIKKEKPKTSFVCTYCSKAFRDSYHLRRHESCHTGIKLVSRPKKTPTTVVPLISTIAGDSSRTSLVSTIAGILSTVTTSSSGTNPSSSASTTAMPVTQSVKKPSKPVKKNHACEMCGKAFRDVYHLNRHKLSHSDEKPFECPICNQRFKRKDRMTYHVRSHEGGITKPYTCSVCGKGFSRPDHLSCHVKHVHSTERPFKCQFSSLMQTCTAAFATKDRLRTHMVRHEGKVSCNICGKLLSAAYITSHLKTHGQSQSINCNTCKQGISKTCMSEETSNQKQQQQQQQQQQQQQQQQHVTSWPGKQVETLRLWEEAVKARKKEAANLCQTSTAATTPVTLTTPFNITSSVSSGTMSNPVTVAAAMSMRSPVNVSSAVNITSPMNIGHPVTITSPLSMTSPLTLTTPVNLPTPVTAPVNIAHPVTITSPMNLPTPMTLAAPLNIAMRPVESMPFLPQALPTSPPW; the protein is encoded by the exons ATGGCA GCCCATGAAGCTTCCCATCACCAACAGCAGGCAGCACAGAACAGTTTGCTGCCTCTCCTGAGCTCTGCTGTGGAGCCCCCTGATCAGAAACCCTTGCTTCCAATACCAATAACTCAGAAACCTCAGGGTGCACCAGAAACATTAAAGGATGCCATtgggattaaaaaagaaaaacccaaaacttCATTTGTGTGCACTTACTGCAGTAAAGCTTTCAGGGACAGCTATCACCTGAGGCGCCACGAATCCTGCCACACAGGGATCAAGTTGGTGTCCCGGCCAAAGAAAACCCCCACCACGGTGGTTCCCCTTATTTCTACCATCGCTGGGGACAGCAGCCGAACTTCGTTGGTCTCGACCATTGCAGGCATCTTGTCAACAGTCACTACATCTTCCTCGGGCACCAACCCCAGTAGCAGTGCCAGCACCACAGCTATGCCGGTGACCCAATCTGTCAAGAAACCCAGTAAGCCTGTCAAGAAGAACCATGCTTGTGAGATGTGTGGGAAGGCCTTCCGAGATGTGTACCATCTCAATCGGCACAAGCTCTCCCATTCAGATGAGAAGCCCTTCGAGTGTCCTATTTGTAATCAGCGCTTCAAGAGGAAGGACCGGATGACTTACCATGTGAGGTCTCATGAAGGAGGCATCACCAAACCCTATACTTGCAGTGTTTGTGGGAAAGGCTTCTCAAG GCCTGACCACTTAAGCTGTCACGTAAAACATGTCCATTCAACAGAAAGACCCTTCAAATGCCAA ttttcctccCTCATGCAGACATGCACTGCTGCCTTTGCCACCAAAGACAGACTGCGGACACACATGGTGCGCCACGAAGGCAAGGTATCATGTAACATCTGTGGGAAGCTCCTGAGTGCAGCATACATCACCAGCCACTTAAAGACTCATGGGCAGAGCCAAAGTATCAACTGTAATACATGTAAACAAGGCATCAGTAAAA CATGCATGAGTGAAGAGACCAGTAaccaaaagcagcagcagcagcagcagcagcagcaacaacaacaacaacaacaacaacatgtgACAAGCTGGCCAGGAAAGCAGGTAGAAACACTGAGACTGTGGGAAGAAGCTGTTAAAGCAAGGAAGAAAG AAGCTGCTAACCTGTGCCAAACCTCTACGGCTGCTACGACACCTGTGACTCTCACTACTCCATTCAATATAACATCCTCTGTGTCGTCTGGAACTATGTCAAACCCAGTCACAGTGGCAGCTGCAATGAGCATGAGAAGTCCAGTAAATGTTTCAAGTGCAGTTAACATAACCAGCCCAATGAACATAGGGCATCCTGTAACTATAACCAGTCCATTATCCATGACCTCTCCTTTAACACTCACTACCCCAGTCAACCTCCCCACTCCCGTCACTGCCCCAGTGAATATAGCACACCCTGTCACCATCACATCTCCAATGAATCTGCCCACGCCTATGACATTAGCTGCCCCTCTCAATATAGCAATGAGACCTGTAGAGAGCATGCCTTTCTTGCCCCAAGCTTTGCCTACATCACCGCCTTGGTAA
- the LOC105476806 gene encoding vascular endothelial zinc finger 1 isoform X1, which yields MEANWTAFLFQAHEASHHQQQAAQNSLLPLLSSAVEPPDQKPLLPIPITQKPQGAPETLKDAIGIKKEKPKTSFVCTYCSKAFRDSYHLRRHESCHTGIKLVSRPKKTPTTVVPLISTIAGDSSRTSLVSTIAGILSTVTTSSSGTNPSSSASTTAMPVTQSVKKPSKPVKKNHACEMCGKAFRDVYHLNRHKLSHSDEKPFECPICNQRFKRKDRMTYHVRSHEGGITKPYTCSVCGKGFSRPDHLSCHVKHVHSTERPFKCQFSSLMQTCTAAFATKDRLRTHMVRHEGKVSCNICGKLLSAAYITSHLKTHGQSQSINCNTCKQGISKTCMSEETSNQKQQQQQQQQQQQQQQQQHVTSWPGKQVETLRLWEEAVKARKKEAANLCQTSTAATTPVTLTTPFNITSSVSSGTMSNPVTVAAAMSMRSPVNVSSAVNITSPMNIGHPVTITSPLSMTSPLTLTTPVNLPTPVTAPVNIAHPVTITSPMNLPTPMTLAAPLNIAMRPVESMPFLPQALPTSPPW from the exons ATGGAGGCCAACTGGACCGCGTTCCTGTTCCAG GCCCATGAAGCTTCCCATCACCAACAGCAGGCAGCACAGAACAGTTTGCTGCCTCTCCTGAGCTCTGCTGTGGAGCCCCCTGATCAGAAACCCTTGCTTCCAATACCAATAACTCAGAAACCTCAGGGTGCACCAGAAACATTAAAGGATGCCATtgggattaaaaaagaaaaacccaaaacttCATTTGTGTGCACTTACTGCAGTAAAGCTTTCAGGGACAGCTATCACCTGAGGCGCCACGAATCCTGCCACACAGGGATCAAGTTGGTGTCCCGGCCAAAGAAAACCCCCACCACGGTGGTTCCCCTTATTTCTACCATCGCTGGGGACAGCAGCCGAACTTCGTTGGTCTCGACCATTGCAGGCATCTTGTCAACAGTCACTACATCTTCCTCGGGCACCAACCCCAGTAGCAGTGCCAGCACCACAGCTATGCCGGTGACCCAATCTGTCAAGAAACCCAGTAAGCCTGTCAAGAAGAACCATGCTTGTGAGATGTGTGGGAAGGCCTTCCGAGATGTGTACCATCTCAATCGGCACAAGCTCTCCCATTCAGATGAGAAGCCCTTCGAGTGTCCTATTTGTAATCAGCGCTTCAAGAGGAAGGACCGGATGACTTACCATGTGAGGTCTCATGAAGGAGGCATCACCAAACCCTATACTTGCAGTGTTTGTGGGAAAGGCTTCTCAAG GCCTGACCACTTAAGCTGTCACGTAAAACATGTCCATTCAACAGAAAGACCCTTCAAATGCCAA ttttcctccCTCATGCAGACATGCACTGCTGCCTTTGCCACCAAAGACAGACTGCGGACACACATGGTGCGCCACGAAGGCAAGGTATCATGTAACATCTGTGGGAAGCTCCTGAGTGCAGCATACATCACCAGCCACTTAAAGACTCATGGGCAGAGCCAAAGTATCAACTGTAATACATGTAAACAAGGCATCAGTAAAA CATGCATGAGTGAAGAGACCAGTAaccaaaagcagcagcagcagcagcagcagcagcaacaacaacaacaacaacaacaacatgtgACAAGCTGGCCAGGAAAGCAGGTAGAAACACTGAGACTGTGGGAAGAAGCTGTTAAAGCAAGGAAGAAAG AAGCTGCTAACCTGTGCCAAACCTCTACGGCTGCTACGACACCTGTGACTCTCACTACTCCATTCAATATAACATCCTCTGTGTCGTCTGGAACTATGTCAAACCCAGTCACAGTGGCAGCTGCAATGAGCATGAGAAGTCCAGTAAATGTTTCAAGTGCAGTTAACATAACCAGCCCAATGAACATAGGGCATCCTGTAACTATAACCAGTCCATTATCCATGACCTCTCCTTTAACACTCACTACCCCAGTCAACCTCCCCACTCCCGTCACTGCCCCAGTGAATATAGCACACCCTGTCACCATCACATCTCCAATGAATCTGCCCACGCCTATGACATTAGCTGCCCCTCTCAATATAGCAATGAGACCTGTAGAGAGCATGCCTTTCTTGCCCCAAGCTTTGCCTACATCACCGCCTTGGTAA
- the LOC105476806 gene encoding vascular endothelial zinc finger 1 isoform X4: MAAHEASHHQQQAAQNSLLPLLSSAVEPPDQKPLLPIPITQKPQGAPETLKDAIGIKKEKPKTSFVCTYCSKAFRDSYHLRRHESCHTGIKLVSRPKKTPTTVVPLISTIAGDSSRTSLVSTIAGILSTVTTSSSGTNPSSSASTTAMPVTQSVKKPSKPVKKNHACEMCGKAFRDVYHLNRHKLSHSDEKPFECPICNQRFKRKDRMTYHVRSHEGGITKPYTCSVCGKGFSRPDHLSCHVKHVHSTERPFKCQTCTAAFATKDRLRTHMVRHEGKVSCNICGKLLSAAYITSHLKTHGQSQSINCNTCKQGISKTCMSEETSNQKQQQQQQQQQQQQQQQQHVTSWPGKQVETLRLWEEAVKARKKEAANLCQTSTAATTPVTLTTPFNITSSVSSGTMSNPVTVAAAMSMRSPVNVSSAVNITSPMNIGHPVTITSPLSMTSPLTLTTPVNLPTPVTAPVNIAHPVTITSPMNLPTPMTLAAPLNIAMRPVESMPFLPQALPTSPPW, translated from the exons ATGGCA GCCCATGAAGCTTCCCATCACCAACAGCAGGCAGCACAGAACAGTTTGCTGCCTCTCCTGAGCTCTGCTGTGGAGCCCCCTGATCAGAAACCCTTGCTTCCAATACCAATAACTCAGAAACCTCAGGGTGCACCAGAAACATTAAAGGATGCCATtgggattaaaaaagaaaaacccaaaacttCATTTGTGTGCACTTACTGCAGTAAAGCTTTCAGGGACAGCTATCACCTGAGGCGCCACGAATCCTGCCACACAGGGATCAAGTTGGTGTCCCGGCCAAAGAAAACCCCCACCACGGTGGTTCCCCTTATTTCTACCATCGCTGGGGACAGCAGCCGAACTTCGTTGGTCTCGACCATTGCAGGCATCTTGTCAACAGTCACTACATCTTCCTCGGGCACCAACCCCAGTAGCAGTGCCAGCACCACAGCTATGCCGGTGACCCAATCTGTCAAGAAACCCAGTAAGCCTGTCAAGAAGAACCATGCTTGTGAGATGTGTGGGAAGGCCTTCCGAGATGTGTACCATCTCAATCGGCACAAGCTCTCCCATTCAGATGAGAAGCCCTTCGAGTGTCCTATTTGTAATCAGCGCTTCAAGAGGAAGGACCGGATGACTTACCATGTGAGGTCTCATGAAGGAGGCATCACCAAACCCTATACTTGCAGTGTTTGTGGGAAAGGCTTCTCAAG GCCTGACCACTTAAGCTGTCACGTAAAACATGTCCATTCAACAGAAAGACCCTTCAAATGCCAA ACATGCACTGCTGCCTTTGCCACCAAAGACAGACTGCGGACACACATGGTGCGCCACGAAGGCAAGGTATCATGTAACATCTGTGGGAAGCTCCTGAGTGCAGCATACATCACCAGCCACTTAAAGACTCATGGGCAGAGCCAAAGTATCAACTGTAATACATGTAAACAAGGCATCAGTAAAA CATGCATGAGTGAAGAGACCAGTAaccaaaagcagcagcagcagcagcagcagcagcaacaacaacaacaacaacaacaacatgtgACAAGCTGGCCAGGAAAGCAGGTAGAAACACTGAGACTGTGGGAAGAAGCTGTTAAAGCAAGGAAGAAAG AAGCTGCTAACCTGTGCCAAACCTCTACGGCTGCTACGACACCTGTGACTCTCACTACTCCATTCAATATAACATCCTCTGTGTCGTCTGGAACTATGTCAAACCCAGTCACAGTGGCAGCTGCAATGAGCATGAGAAGTCCAGTAAATGTTTCAAGTGCAGTTAACATAACCAGCCCAATGAACATAGGGCATCCTGTAACTATAACCAGTCCATTATCCATGACCTCTCCTTTAACACTCACTACCCCAGTCAACCTCCCCACTCCCGTCACTGCCCCAGTGAATATAGCACACCCTGTCACCATCACATCTCCAATGAATCTGCCCACGCCTATGACATTAGCTGCCCCTCTCAATATAGCAATGAGACCTGTAGAGAGCATGCCTTTCTTGCCCCAAGCTTTGCCTACATCACCGCCTTGGTAA